GCATATCGGACCCCTTTTCCCAACCGAAGTGTCCCCGCATCACCTCCTCCTGGACAGCAGCCTTGGCGAATTGCAGAGCGCGGTTATGGCGGAAGGTGTGGGCAGTAATTTCACCTTTCAACCCTGCTGCTTCCAGCGCGTTATGGAAACCGTTGTAAAACGACGAAGCCGGCATCGGGCGGGAATAGCCGAAACTGGCGCTCCCGAACAGGTAATTTTCCGAATTGTCGCGCCCCGTGAATGCGTTAATCCAGGACCGCAGGTCGTGGACACTCTCGACGAGCTGGACATCTCTCTCGCCGGTCTTGCCATCAACGGCTATGAAAGTCCCGTATTCATCCGACTTGAAGTCCCGCACCCGCAGGCCGAGAACCTCTCCAAGGCGGCAGCCGGAATCATACAGCACCGACAGGATGACGGTGTCGCGAACCCGGCGCAACCCCTTGCGGATGCTGACGTACTCCTCGAAGGTGATTTCGCGAACATTATCAGACTGCCTGTCCTTGCGGTCGTTTGGGGTTTTGAACGGGTCCGAAATGTCGGGGTGTGGACCCGTCAGCCGCCCCTCAATAGCGAATCGCAGGAAGTCGCGGGCAGTGATGG
The sequence above is a segment of the Candidatus Poseidoniia archaeon genome. Coding sequences within it:
- a CDS encoding tyrosine-type recombinase/integrase yields the protein MPTVATTPEPPAIPTVDTLRKMSVIELRKLCVFNRLPVYGHKADIVNRLATPKSEWVLSRDTHRPKDAGLFDFQDTHDGHRFYPAAPQRLAVMEEFIEHKKAQEITDDRVRNIILQLRSFEGFLCMKYPAEFTYAELTLLDCTRYKNWLKERGLKPRTRKVMAITARDFLRFAIEGRLTGPHPDISDPFKTPNDRKDRQSDNVREITFEEYVSIRKGLRRVRDTVILSVLYDSGCRLGEVLGLRVRDFKSDEYGTFIAVDGKTGERDVQLVESVHDLRSWINAFTGRDNSENYLFGSASFGYSRPMPASSFYNGFHNALEAAGLKGEITAHTFRHNRALQFAKAAVQEEVMRGHFGWEKGSDM